The following DNA comes from Cedecea neteri.
CGACATCCCCTGAATGATGCAGCACAGGTATTTCGCCAGGCAGCGAATATTGCGCTCCGCCGGGATCTCGCCTTTTTGCTGGCGCATTTCAAGGAAACGCACCAGCGTTTGTTCCTGCACGGCATGGCGGGCTTTTATCGTCGCGGCGATGTCTTCCGACGACGCGGCCAGCACGGATGAGGTGCAAATGATAAAGCAACCAGCGGGCGTGCTCTTATCGGTAAAGCATTGCGCAACCGCGGAAAGATAGTTCTCCAGCGCGGCTTCCATGGTCTGCTCCTCACAAAACAGGCAGGCCTCGTGCTTAGCCGCAAAGCGCGCGATATAGCGATCCAGCACCGCGCGGAACAGCCCTTCTTTG
Coding sequences within:
- a CDS encoding TetR/AcrR family transcriptional regulator, whose product is MATETLSCSKKSRGRPKVFDREAALDKAMTLFWQHGYEATSMAHLVEATGAKAPTLYAEFINKEGLFRAVLDRYIARFAAKHEACLFCEEQTMEAALENYLSAVAQCFTDKSTPAGCFIICTSSVLAASSEDIAATIKARHAVQEQTLVRFLEMRQQKGEIPAERNIRCLAKYLCCIIQGMSVSARENASYEELMQIVKTTVMLMPQLKKI